The proteins below come from a single Kosakonia sp. SMBL-WEM22 genomic window:
- the purL gene encoding phosphoribosylformylglycinamidine synthase gives MMEILRGSPALSAFRINKLLARFQATNLPVSNIYAEYTHFADLNAALTEEEYARLQRLLKYGPSLSSHTPTGKLLLVTPRPGTISPWSSKATDIAHNCGLEKINRLERGVAYYVEATSLTDAQWQEVAAQLHDRMMESVFNAEADAARLFEHHQPAPVQSVDLLGEGRQALIDANLRLGLALAEDEIDYLHDAFTRLGRNPNDIELYMFAQANSEHCRHKIFNADWVIDGQPQPKSLFKMIKNTFEKTPEFVLSAYKDNAAVMEGSAVGRFYADRAEGRYDFHQEPTHILMKVETHNHPTAISPWPGAATGSGGEIRDEGATGRGAKPKAGLVGFCVSNLRIPGFEQPWEEDFGKPERIVTALDIMTDGPLGGAAFNNEFGRPALNGYFRTYEEKVNSHNGEELRGYHKPIMLAGGIGNIREDHVQKGEIVVGAKLIVLGGPAMNIGLGGGAASSMASGQSDADLDFASVQRDNPEMERRCQEVIDRCWQLGDANPILFIHDVGAGGLSNAMPELVSDGGRGGRFELRDILSDEPGMSPLEIWCNESQERYVLAVAADQLPLFDELCRRERAPYAVIGDATEEQHLTLNDSHFDNQPIDMPLDVLLGKTPKMTRDVATRQAAGDSFNTYGITVADAVNRVLHLPTVAEKTFLVTIGDRTVTGMVARDQMVGPWQIPVANCAVTTASLDSYYGEAMALGERAPVALLDFAASARLAVGEALTNIAATHIGDIKRIKLSANWMAAAGHPGEDAGLYAAVKAVGEELCPALGLTIPVGKDSMSMKTRWQEGSEQREMTSPLSLVITAFARVEDVRHTVTPQLSTDDNALLLIDLGKGSNALGATALAQVYRQLGDKPADVRNVEQLKGFYDAIQVLVAERKLLAYHDRSDGGLLVTLAEMAFTGHCGVNVDIAALGNDRLAALFNEELGAVIQVRAEDREAVESVLAAYGLSDVVHYLGRAVEGDRFVIEADGQPVFSESRTTLRMWWAETTWQMQRLRDNPECADQEHEAKANDNDPGLNVKLTFDINNDIAAPFIATGARPKVAVLREQGVNSHVEMAAAFHRAGFDAVDVHMSDLLSGRRGLDNFHALVACGGFSYGDVLGAGEGWAKSILFNERVRDEFETFFHRPQTLALGVCNGCQMMSNLRELIPGSELWPRFVRNHSDRFEARFSLVEVTQSPSLLLNGMVGSHMPIAVSHGEGRVEVRDAAHLAQLESKGLVALRYVDNSGSVTERYPANPNGSPNGITAVTSESGRVTIMMPHPERVFRTVANSWHPENWGEDSPWMRIFRNARKQLG, from the coding sequence ATGATGGAAATTCTGCGTGGTTCGCCTGCCCTGTCCGCATTCCGTATTAACAAACTGCTGGCGAGGTTTCAGGCCACCAACCTGCCGGTGAGCAATATTTATGCCGAATATACTCACTTTGCCGATCTTAACGCGGCGCTCACCGAAGAAGAGTACGCCAGGCTCCAGCGTCTGCTGAAATATGGCCCAAGCCTTAGCAGCCACACCCCAACCGGAAAATTACTGCTCGTCACTCCTCGTCCCGGCACCATCTCTCCCTGGTCATCCAAAGCTACCGACATCGCCCACAACTGCGGTCTGGAAAAGATCAACCGCCTTGAGCGCGGCGTGGCCTACTACGTTGAAGCCACCAGCCTGACCGACGCCCAGTGGCAAGAGGTGGCGGCGCAGCTGCATGACCGCATGATGGAGAGCGTATTTAACGCTGAAGCGGACGCCGCGCGTCTGTTTGAGCACCATCAGCCTGCGCCGGTACAGAGCGTAGATCTGCTGGGTGAAGGCCGCCAGGCGCTGATCGACGCCAACCTGCGTCTCGGCCTGGCGCTGGCGGAAGATGAGATCGATTACCTGCACGACGCCTTTACGCGCCTGGGGCGCAACCCGAACGATATCGAACTCTATATGTTCGCCCAGGCGAACTCGGAGCACTGCCGTCACAAAATCTTCAACGCTGATTGGGTGATTGATGGGCAGCCGCAGCCGAAGTCGCTGTTCAAAATGATTAAAAACACCTTCGAGAAGACGCCGGAGTTTGTGCTCTCTGCCTACAAAGATAACGCGGCGGTGATGGAAGGATCCGCTGTCGGTCGTTTCTATGCCGATCGCGCTGAAGGTCGCTACGATTTCCACCAGGAGCCGACCCATATTTTGATGAAGGTGGAGACGCACAACCACCCGACCGCCATTTCACCCTGGCCGGGCGCGGCAACCGGCTCCGGCGGCGAGATCCGTGATGAGGGCGCGACCGGGCGCGGCGCGAAGCCGAAAGCAGGCCTGGTGGGCTTCTGCGTTTCCAACCTGCGTATTCCCGGCTTCGAGCAGCCGTGGGAAGAGGATTTCGGCAAGCCGGAGCGCATCGTTACCGCGCTTGATATCATGACCGACGGCCCGCTGGGCGGCGCGGCATTTAACAACGAATTTGGCCGTCCGGCGCTGAATGGCTACTTCCGTACTTATGAAGAGAAGGTCAACAGCCACAACGGCGAAGAGCTGCGCGGCTACCATAAGCCGATCATGCTGGCAGGCGGGATCGGCAACATCCGTGAAGATCATGTGCAGAAGGGCGAGATCGTGGTCGGCGCGAAGCTGATCGTGCTCGGCGGCCCGGCGATGAATATCGGTCTTGGCGGCGGTGCTGCCTCGTCAATGGCGTCCGGCCAGTCTGATGCCGATCTCGACTTCGCCTCTGTGCAGCGCGATAACCCGGAGATGGAGCGGCGTTGCCAGGAGGTGATTGACCGCTGCTGGCAGTTGGGCGATGCCAACCCGATCCTCTTTATTCACGATGTCGGCGCGGGCGGTCTCTCTAACGCCATGCCGGAGCTGGTGAGCGATGGCGGCCGCGGCGGCCGCTTTGAGCTACGCGATATTCTGAGCGACGAACCGGGCATGAGCCCGCTGGAAATCTGGTGTAACGAATCCCAGGAGCGCTATGTGCTGGCGGTGGCGGCGGATCAGCTGCCGCTGTTTGATGAACTCTGCCGCCGCGAGCGCGCACCTTATGCGGTGATTGGCGACGCGACCGAAGAGCAGCACCTAACGCTGAACGACAGCCACTTTGATAACCAGCCGATTGATATGCCGCTGGATGTGCTGCTCGGCAAAACGCCGAAGATGACACGCGATGTGGCAACCCGGCAGGCGGCCGGTGACAGCTTCAACACCTACGGCATTACCGTCGCTGACGCGGTAAACCGCGTGCTGCACCTGCCGACCGTGGCGGAGAAAACCTTCCTTGTCACCATCGGCGACCGTACGGTTACCGGTATGGTGGCGCGCGATCAGATGGTCGGCCCGTGGCAGATCCCGGTAGCCAACTGCGCGGTGACCACCGCCAGCCTGGATAGCTACTATGGCGAAGCGATGGCGCTCGGCGAACGCGCTCCGGTGGCACTGCTCGACTTTGCCGCTTCGGCGCGTCTGGCGGTCGGCGAAGCGTTGACCAACATCGCGGCGACGCACATCGGCGACATCAAACGTATCAAACTCTCCGCCAACTGGATGGCCGCAGCAGGTCACCCGGGTGAAGATGCCGGTCTCTATGCGGCGGTGAAAGCGGTGGGCGAAGAGCTGTGTCCGGCGCTCGGTCTGACCATCCCCGTGGGTAAAGACTCGATGTCGATGAAGACCCGCTGGCAGGAGGGTAGCGAGCAGCGCGAAATGACGTCGCCGCTGTCGCTGGTGATCACCGCCTTTGCCCGCGTTGAAGATGTGCGCCACACCGTAACGCCGCAGCTCTCAACCGACGACAACGCCCTGCTGTTAATCGATCTCGGCAAGGGCAGCAACGCGCTTGGCGCAACGGCACTGGCGCAGGTTTACCGCCAGCTGGGCGACAAACCGGCGGATGTGCGTAACGTCGAACAGCTGAAAGGCTTCTATGACGCGATTCAGGTGCTGGTGGCAGAGAGAAAACTGCTGGCCTATCACGACCGCTCCGACGGCGGCCTGCTGGTGACGCTGGCCGAGATGGCCTTTACCGGCCACTGCGGCGTGAATGTCGATATTGCTGCGTTGGGCAACGATCGTCTGGCGGCGCTGTTTAATGAAGAGCTGGGCGCGGTGATTCAGGTGCGGGCAGAAGATCGCGAGGCGGTGGAGAGCGTGCTGGCGGCCTACGGTTTAAGCGACGTTGTGCACTATCTCGGCCGCGCGGTCGAAGGCGATCGCTTTGTGATTGAAGCGGACGGCCAGCCGGTGTTTAGCGAAAGCCGCACCACGCTGCGTATGTGGTGGGCGGAAACCACCTGGCAGATGCAGCGCCTGCGCGATAACCCGGAGTGCGCGGATCAGGAGCATGAGGCGAAAGCCAACGACAACGATCCGGGCCTCAACGTGAAGCTGACGTTTGATATCAACAACGATATCGCGGCACCGTTTATTGCCACCGGGGCGCGACCGAAAGTCGCCGTGCTGCGTGAGCAGGGCGTTAACTCCCACGTTGAGATGGCTGCGGCATTCCACCGCGCCGGGTTTGATGCGGTTGATGTCCACATGAGCGATCTGCTGTCCGGTCGCCGCGGTCTTGATAACTTCCACGCGCTTGTCGCCTGTGGCGGCTTCTCTTATGGCGATGTGCTGGGCGCAGGGGAAGGCTGGGCGAAATCGATCCTCTTTAATGAGCGCGTGCGCGACGAGTTCGAAACCTTCTTCCACCGTCCGCAAACTCTGGCGCTGGGTGTCTGTAACGGCTGCCAGATGATGTCGAACCTGCGTGAGCTGATTCCGGGCAGCGAACTGTGGCCGCGCTTTGTGCGTAACCACTCCGATCGCTTCGAGGCGCGTTTCAGCCTGGTGGAGGTGACGCAGAGCCCGTCGCTGCTGCTCAATGGCATGGTCGGGTCGCATATGCCTATCGCCGTCTCGCACGGTGAGGGGCGTGTCGAAGTGCGTGACGCCGCCCATCTGGCGCAGCTTGAAAGCAAAGGGCTGGTGGCGCTGCGCTATGTCGATAACAGCGGCAGCGTGACCGAGCGCTACCCGGCAAACCCGAATGGCTCGCCGAACGGTATTACCGCTGTGACCAGCGAAAGCGGGCGCGTCACTATCATGATGCCGCACCCGGAGCGCGTTTTCCGCACCGTTGCCAACTCCTGGCACCCGGAAAACTGGGGCGAAGATAGCCCGTGGATGCGCATCTTCCGCAACGCGCGTAAGCAGCTTGGCTAA